One genomic window of Actinoalloteichus hoggarensis includes the following:
- a CDS encoding endonuclease, with translation MVTLRRQQGVARSGERTSVVQANRVNRWRSLAALVGVVTAVVALQVPGAAVAADQLTVAEAIARQGGTGTVRGHVVGQPTATTTVVRSGFPSDYALALADSAAETDPSEMLYVQITASFRAEFGLRTNPDLLGTRLDVTGPLRSYFAHPGLTSPTAFSPVGDTEPPTEPPTEPPTDPGDYDETYYRSALGLTGDALKDELHEIISTNATLSYSQVWDALKKTDEDPANSANVILFYSGRSQSKNSNGGGVGQWNREHVWAKSHGDFGTATGPGTDIHHLRPTDVQVNSARGNKDFDNGGSPVPGAPGNLTDHDSWEPRDDVKGDVARMIFYMAVRYEGGDGFADLELNDAVSNGSRPYMGRTSVLLDWNAEDPPDAFEQRRNQVVYDDFQGNRNPFIDHPEWADAIWN, from the coding sequence GTGGTCACGCTGCGTCGCCAACAGGGCGTCGCGCGTTCTGGGGAGAGGACAAGCGTCGTGCAAGCTAACCGTGTCAACAGATGGCGGTCCTTAGCCGCGCTGGTCGGCGTCGTGACCGCGGTGGTGGCACTCCAGGTGCCCGGTGCCGCGGTCGCCGCCGACCAGCTCACCGTCGCCGAGGCCATCGCCCGGCAGGGCGGGACCGGCACCGTGCGTGGGCATGTGGTGGGACAGCCGACGGCGACCACGACGGTGGTGCGTTCCGGGTTCCCCTCCGACTACGCGCTCGCCCTCGCCGACTCGGCCGCCGAGACCGACCCGTCCGAGATGCTGTACGTGCAGATCACCGCGTCGTTCCGTGCGGAATTCGGCCTACGGACCAATCCGGACCTGCTCGGGACCAGGCTCGACGTGACCGGTCCGCTGCGCAGTTACTTCGCGCACCCAGGCCTGACCTCCCCGACCGCCTTCTCGCCAGTCGGCGACACCGAGCCCCCGACCGAGCCCCCGACCGAGCCGCCCACCGACCCCGGCGACTACGACGAGACGTACTACCGCTCGGCGCTCGGCCTCACCGGCGACGCGCTGAAGGACGAGCTGCACGAGATCATCAGCACCAACGCCACGTTGTCCTACAGTCAGGTCTGGGACGCGCTCAAGAAGACCGACGAGGACCCGGCGAACTCCGCCAACGTGATCCTGTTCTACAGCGGGCGCTCGCAGAGCAAGAACTCCAACGGCGGCGGCGTCGGCCAGTGGAACCGAGAACACGTGTGGGCCAAGTCTCACGGCGACTTCGGCACGGCCACCGGCCCCGGCACCGACATCCATCACCTGCGCCCCACCGACGTGCAGGTGAACTCCGCGCGCGGCAACAAGGACTTCGACAACGGCGGCTCGCCCGTGCCGGGAGCACCGGGCAACCTCACCGACCACGACTCCTGGGAGCCGCGCGACGATGTCAAGGGCGACGTCGCCCGGATGATCTTCTACATGGCCGTGCGCTACGAGGGCGGCGACGGCTTCGCGGACCTCGAGCTCAACGACGCCGTGTCCAACGGCTCGCGGCCCTACATGGGCCGCACCTCGGTGCTGCTCGACTGGAACGCCGAGGACCCGCCCGACGCCTTCGAGCAGCGGCGAAACCAGGTCGTCTACGACGACTTCCAGGGCAACCGCAACCCGTTCATCGACCACCCCGAGTGGGCCGACGCGATCTGGAACTGA
- a CDS encoding PPE domain-containing protein — MLTDTHNWSSYNHRTLYEAVHVDNDPGAAGELSSEWQQIASEISEAAQSMGDRLVAVEDGWTGSAATAARGAITQLAEWSNEASVTAADVGYKIAGQAQIMETARSAMPEPVEFDYEDILTRGFATGGLVGFAAAVVDVERKSAEANSAHEQAVAVMSTMESDSRGIDQETPQFSPPPNPIRGTMTAAGTAPMGLMGELSPMQQGTPAGVPELDTQLASGGMPGGPGGVPGMPGGPGGVPGMPGGPGGIPGGPGGVPGGPGAIPDIPGGAGGPGGANGFGGPGGGGAPSTLGGTPPNLAPAASMPDTSNFRPNVPGGTGMNPAAIPNIPGGGGAGGVGGMPSIGGFGGGTPPPITPQSAPRISPQGMPDIPDIPGANRPGGGTGGGIPGSGSIPGIGGVPGATMPRANQGGSGGTGGRPATPQIPNIPGGTGSMPGIGSGGPGGAGGRPLTPQIPNIPGGTGSMPGIGSGGPGGAKGFGPGNIPNIPGGTGSMPGGGGGGGIGGGARGFGPGGVPNIPGGAGGFGGGGAGGFGGGAGGGAASNLAAGGATGVGGTGGAGRMGGMPGGMGGGAAGGGMAPGMAGGGGAPARGAQDTEDKEHRPAAYLQGEKVFERLGDDLPPAVIGDRKPKKQG; from the coding sequence ATGCTGACGGACACGCACAACTGGAGCTCCTACAACCATCGGACGCTCTACGAGGCGGTCCACGTCGACAATGATCCGGGCGCTGCGGGGGAGCTCTCCTCGGAATGGCAGCAGATCGCGAGCGAGATCTCCGAGGCCGCACAGTCGATGGGGGATCGACTCGTCGCGGTGGAGGACGGCTGGACCGGATCGGCGGCCACGGCCGCGCGAGGCGCCATCACGCAACTCGCGGAATGGAGCAACGAGGCGTCGGTGACCGCCGCCGACGTGGGATACAAGATCGCCGGACAGGCTCAGATCATGGAGACCGCCCGGTCGGCGATGCCGGAGCCCGTCGAGTTCGACTACGAGGACATCCTCACGAGGGGCTTCGCCACCGGCGGGCTCGTGGGCTTCGCGGCGGCGGTCGTCGATGTGGAGCGCAAGAGCGCCGAGGCCAACTCCGCGCATGAACAGGCCGTCGCCGTCATGTCCACGATGGAGTCGGACTCGCGCGGCATCGATCAGGAGACGCCGCAGTTCAGTCCGCCCCCGAATCCCATCCGGGGCACCATGACGGCGGCGGGCACCGCGCCGATGGGGCTGATGGGCGAGCTGTCCCCGATGCAGCAGGGCACCCCGGCAGGCGTCCCGGAACTCGACACGCAGCTCGCGAGCGGCGGAATGCCCGGCGGTCCCGGCGGCGTGCCCGGAATGCCCGGCGGTCCCGGCGGCGTGCCCGGCATGCCCGGCGGCCCCGGCGGGATTCCCGGCGGACCGGGCGGCGTGCCCGGCGGGCCCGGCGCGATTCCCGACATCCCCGGCGGCGCGGGCGGTCCCGGCGGAGCGAACGGCTTCGGCGGTCCCGGCGGCGGTGGCGCGCCGTCCACCCTCGGCGGCACGCCGCCGAACCTCGCGCCTGCGGCCTCGATGCCCGACACCTCGAACTTCCGTCCCAACGTCCCCGGCGGCACGGGCATGAACCCGGCGGCCATCCCCAACATCCCCGGCGGCGGTGGTGCGGGCGGCGTCGGCGGCATGCCCTCCATCGGCGGGTTCGGCGGCGGCACCCCGCCCCCGATCACTCCGCAGAGCGCACCGAGGATCTCGCCGCAGGGCATGCCCGACATTCCCGACATCCCGGGAGCCAACCGCCCCGGCGGCGGCACCGGCGGGGGAATTCCCGGCAGCGGGTCGATTCCCGGCATCGGTGGTGTGCCCGGCGCGACCATGCCGCGCGCCAACCAGGGTGGCAGCGGTGGTACCGGCGGTCGCCCGGCCACTCCGCAGATCCCCAACATTCCCGGCGGCACCGGCTCGATGCCCGGCATCGGAAGCGGTGGCCCCGGCGGCGCGGGCGGTCGTCCGCTCACTCCGCAGATCCCCAACATCCCCGGCGGCACCGGCTCGATGCCCGGCATCGGAAGCGGTGGCCCCGGCGGCGCGAAGGGCTTCGGACCCGGCAACATCCCGAACATCCCCGGCGGCACCGGCTCGATGCCCGGTGGCGGTGGCGGTGGCGGCATCGGCGGCGGGGCCCGCGGCTTCGGCCCCGGCGGTGTGCCCAACATCCCCGGCGGCGCGGGCGGCTTCGGTGGCGGCGGTGCGGGCGGTTTCGGTGGTGGCGCGGGCGGCGGCGCGGCCTCGAACCTGGCCGCAGGAGGAGCGACCGGAGTCGGCGGCACGGGCGGCGCGGGCCGGATGGGCGGCATGCCCGGCGGCATGGGCGGCGGCGCGGCAGGCGGCGGCATGGCTCCCGGCATGGCCGGTGGCGGCGGCGCACCCGCTCGCGGCGCTCAGGACACCGAGGACAAGGAGCACCGGCCTGCCGCGTACCTCCAGGGCGAGAAGGTCTTCGAGCGCCTCGGCGACGACCTGCCACCCGCGGTGATCGGTGACCGGAAGCCCAAGAAGCAGGGATGA
- a CDS encoding ESX secretion-associated protein EspG has product MSETEFVLSARQFEFVWTDLGLGRIPYPLDVPSSGKTMAERVELKAEAYRELAERGLVTDGTVSPELTSLLRLLSQPRLSVDAVGHIGRPLRALAATDQELGVLATLAGDELRIGEIRPTSLARSIVGVLPAKEAGPGWAMSAPLHALTAAVESDEDDDPWGSDDDDEERALRKAGMSAEDAAALAELAANRKGGGQFGVTVGGATQRQARRSATLVTWFDTHQGRYLMVREDEWLSLAPADGERIEGRVMEVLSRAAGTPTGR; this is encoded by the coding sequence ATGAGCGAGACTGAATTCGTGTTGTCGGCCCGGCAGTTCGAGTTCGTATGGACTGACCTGGGCCTCGGCCGGATCCCCTATCCGCTGGACGTTCCCAGCAGCGGCAAGACCATGGCCGAGCGGGTCGAGCTCAAGGCCGAGGCGTATCGCGAGCTGGCGGAGCGGGGCCTGGTCACCGACGGCACGGTGTCTCCTGAGCTGACGTCGTTGCTGCGGCTGCTCTCGCAGCCCAGGCTGTCGGTGGACGCCGTGGGCCACATCGGACGTCCGCTGCGGGCGTTGGCCGCGACCGATCAGGAACTGGGTGTGCTCGCGACGCTGGCCGGCGACGAACTACGGATCGGCGAGATTCGTCCGACCTCGCTGGCCCGCTCCATCGTCGGCGTGCTTCCCGCCAAGGAGGCGGGGCCGGGCTGGGCCATGTCGGCCCCGCTGCACGCGCTCACCGCGGCGGTGGAGTCCGACGAGGACGACGATCCCTGGGGCAGCGACGACGATGACGAGGAACGGGCGCTGCGGAAGGCGGGCATGAGCGCCGAGGACGCCGCCGCGCTGGCCGAACTGGCGGCCAACCGCAAGGGCGGCGGACAGTTCGGGGTGACGGTGGGCGGGGCGACGCAGCGACAGGCTCGCCGCTCCGCCACCCTGGTCACCTGGTTCGACACTCACCAGGGCCGATACCTGATGGTGCGTGAAGACGAGTGGCTCAGCCTCGCTCCCGCCGACGGCGAACGCATCGAGGGGCGGGTCATGGAGGTGCTGTCCCGCGCCGCGGGCACGCCCACGGGCCGGTGA
- a CDS encoding YbaB/EbfC family nucleoid-associated protein — MTGPGTGAFAGMGKDPAEIEQRIGQWAQGLAEKAQRYQAAHVQTEQLRLSATSSDGAVTATVRADGSLTDLVFSERIRTMPLPAIASLVLSTMQRAQADIATQVGETMSEHLGDEDAETRAELLGNLRERFPQQPDEDEDAADEEAGRKWESIESSEEAAPAPAPSTQVPSASAPPAAGVQPPAASPQRPAPSRRRTDEDDDFDEESDPLRD; from the coding sequence ATGACCGGCCCCGGCACGGGCGCCTTCGCGGGCATGGGCAAGGATCCCGCCGAGATCGAACAACGGATCGGGCAGTGGGCGCAGGGCCTCGCGGAGAAGGCACAGCGCTACCAGGCGGCTCATGTCCAGACCGAGCAGCTGCGGCTGAGCGCCACCAGCAGCGACGGCGCGGTGACGGCGACGGTGCGGGCCGACGGCAGCCTGACCGACCTGGTCTTCAGTGAGCGCATCCGAACGATGCCGCTGCCCGCGATCGCCAGTCTGGTTCTGTCGACCATGCAGCGCGCCCAGGCGGACATCGCCACCCAGGTCGGCGAGACGATGTCTGAGCATCTGGGCGACGAGGACGCCGAGACGCGAGCCGAGCTGTTGGGCAACCTCCGGGAACGCTTCCCCCAGCAGCCCGACGAGGACGAGGACGCCGCCGACGAAGAGGCCGGCCGAAAGTGGGAGTCGATCGAGTCGAGCGAGGAGGCGGCTCCCGCGCCGGCGCCGAGTACACAGGTACCGAGTGCGTCGGCGCCGCCCGCGGCCGGCGTCCAGCCGCCCGCGGCATCTCCGCAGCGGCCGGCCCCGTCACGTCGTAGGACCGACGAGGACGACGACTTCGACGAGGAGTCCGACCCGCTGCGGGACTGA
- a CDS encoding type VII secretion target, whose translation MSEAYDVVPEDLVAHASHLDALTDRLNTAISAAETVSMSDDAYGLICQFLPPIINPMEEEGITALNAAVEGITTSAENVRATADQYLDTDDANQRSFKNITMDHIQPPEFAGGPGPSAGGGAPAAFQRADMPAQNVVRNDYIAAEHASRQNLGEPVRDDYPTARHTPQQVGEPVRNDYPTAQYTPQQVGEPVRNDYPTAQYTPQQVGEPVRNDYPTAQYTPQQVGEPVIQDSAVLRARAEAANEARFQ comes from the coding sequence ATGAGCGAGGCCTACGACGTCGTGCCGGAGGACCTGGTGGCACACGCCAGTCATCTCGACGCGCTGACCGACCGGCTGAACACGGCGATCTCCGCGGCGGAGACCGTCAGCATGTCCGACGACGCCTACGGGCTGATCTGCCAGTTCCTTCCCCCGATCATCAACCCGATGGAGGAGGAGGGCATCACGGCGCTGAACGCCGCGGTCGAGGGCATCACCACCAGCGCGGAGAACGTCCGTGCGACGGCCGATCAGTACCTCGACACCGACGACGCGAACCAGCGGTCGTTCAAGAACATCACCATGGACCACATCCAGCCGCCGGAGTTCGCGGGCGGTCCGGGTCCGAGCGCAGGCGGCGGCGCGCCCGCGGCATTCCAGCGGGCCGACATGCCCGCGCAGAACGTCGTTCGCAACGACTACATCGCAGCCGAACACGCGTCGCGGCAGAACCTCGGCGAGCCCGTCCGCGATGACTACCCCACGGCTCGACACACGCCGCAGCAGGTCGGCGAACCCGTCCGCAACGACTACCCGACAGCCCAATACACACCACAGCAGGTCGGCGAACCCGTCCGCAACGACTACCCGACAGCCCAATACACACCACAGCAGGTCGGCGAACCCGTCCGCAACGACTACCCGACAGCCCAATACACACCACAGCAGGTCGGCGAACCCGTCATTCAGGACTCGGCGGTACTGCGCGCCAGGGCCGAGGCCGCCAATGAGGCACGGTTCCAATAG
- a CDS encoding GNAT family N-acetyltransferase, whose amino-acid sequence MDQGRTAPAEPVRLPEGLVLRGATAADLDQIQALLTERGEAADAVDLRLIVEDSAAGWDSCAVVVTAEGRVVSTATLLDEELILGGVRIPAGQVELVATSVDHEGRGLVRALMAWAHERSARRGHLAQVMLGIPYFYRQFGYSYAIPYHPVRPVHTAPPPEPDHRVRPAVLDDVDAITTLSDAAQADADLRMPHSPECLRWLLARDGSTQWIVERDGLPVATGRSTPPSEDVHLGELSAVDAAAARALLWHVTTLAGANSASVRVGDRRGTVASHALAELLGPAPDAAEMYYLRVEDPAALLERLRPVLSARLAACADHARFDGEVVLSFFRSHVRFEIADGVVGPMTRGGTLQWPASVGGAGIAPDRVPDLLFGPHGIIGLSRLHPDVYPGPRADLMGVLFPPVRADLLTFYLV is encoded by the coding sequence GTGGACCAAGGACGCACCGCACCCGCCGAGCCCGTTCGCCTGCCCGAAGGGTTGGTGCTGCGCGGTGCGACCGCGGCCGACCTCGACCAGATCCAGGCACTGCTCACCGAACGCGGCGAGGCCGCCGACGCCGTCGACCTCCGTCTCATCGTCGAGGACTCCGCCGCGGGATGGGACTCCTGCGCGGTGGTCGTCACCGCGGAGGGTCGAGTGGTGTCCACCGCGACCCTCCTGGACGAGGAGCTGATCCTCGGCGGAGTCCGCATCCCCGCCGGGCAGGTGGAACTCGTGGCGACCAGCGTCGATCACGAGGGCCGGGGACTCGTCCGGGCGTTGATGGCCTGGGCACACGAGCGGTCGGCTCGGCGCGGCCATCTGGCACAGGTGATGCTGGGCATTCCCTACTTCTACCGCCAGTTCGGCTACTCCTACGCGATCCCCTACCACCCCGTGCGGCCCGTGCACACCGCGCCGCCGCCGGAGCCCGACCATCGGGTGCGCCCCGCCGTGCTCGACGACGTCGACGCGATCACCACCCTGAGCGACGCGGCGCAGGCCGACGCGGACCTGCGGATGCCGCACTCGCCGGAGTGCCTGCGCTGGCTGCTCGCCCGCGACGGCAGCACACAGTGGATCGTGGAGCGCGACGGCCTGCCGGTGGCGACCGGACGCAGCACCCCGCCGAGCGAGGACGTCCACCTCGGCGAGTTGAGCGCCGTGGACGCCGCCGCGGCACGGGCGCTGCTGTGGCACGTCACGACACTGGCCGGAGCGAACTCGGCGTCCGTCCGGGTCGGCGATCGGCGGGGCACCGTCGCGAGTCATGCGTTGGCCGAGCTCCTCGGCCCCGCCCCGGACGCCGCGGAGATGTACTACCTGCGGGTCGAAGATCCCGCCGCGCTGCTCGAACGGCTGCGCCCGGTGTTGTCGGCCCGTCTCGCGGCCTGCGCGGATCACGCACGCTTCGACGGCGAGGTGGTGCTCTCCTTCTTCCGCTCGCACGTGCGGTTCGAGATCGCCGACGGCGTCGTGGGGCCGATGACCCGCGGTGGAACGCTTCAGTGGCCCGCGTCGGTCGGGGGAGCGGGCATCGCACCGGACCGCGTGCCCGACCTGCTCTTCGGCCCGCACGGGATCATCGGTCTCTCCCGGCTGCACCCCGACGTCTACCCCGGACCCAGGGCCGACCTGATGGGCGTGCTGTTCCCGCCGGTCCGCGCCGACCTGTTGACGTTCTACCTGGTCTGA
- a CDS encoding GNAT family N-acetyltransferase, whose translation MTSTWLSGRLVRLRPMEPDEVESLWRWNQDPEVMRWLTARYPESLAQAQARAAARPVNSYSFLLLGIEVIADGALVGVAMLVDGNPETGRAELNIYLGERDRWNSGYGTEAARLLCRYGFDQMRLHAVSLSVVAENEAARHVYRRLGFVEEGRIRDGFRRDGRWHDMILMGMLEGELRDEEPAGDVDG comes from the coding sequence GTGACGTCCACGTGGTTGTCCGGTCGGCTGGTGCGGCTGCGGCCGATGGAGCCGGACGAGGTCGAGTCGCTGTGGCGGTGGAACCAGGACCCCGAGGTGATGCGGTGGCTCACCGCGCGCTATCCCGAATCGCTCGCTCAGGCTCAGGCGCGGGCGGCGGCTCGGCCGGTCAACAGCTACTCCTTCCTGCTGCTGGGCATCGAGGTGATCGCCGACGGGGCGCTGGTGGGCGTGGCGATGCTGGTGGACGGAAACCCGGAGACGGGTCGCGCGGAGCTGAACATCTATCTCGGCGAACGCGATCGCTGGAACTCCGGTTACGGCACCGAGGCCGCGCGACTGCTCTGTCGCTACGGTTTCGACCAGATGCGGCTGCACGCCGTCTCGTTGTCGGTCGTCGCGGAGAACGAGGCCGCCCGGCACGTCTACCGCAGGCTCGGATTCGTCGAGGAGGGCCGGATTCGCGACGGGTTCCGCCGGGACGGCCGCTGGCACGACATGATCCTGATGGGCATGTTGGAGGGCGAGCTGCGCGACGAGGAACCGGCGGGCGACGTCGACGGCTGA
- a CDS encoding glycerate kinase — protein MALVNPAAPLRIVIAPSGFKESLSAESVAEAIEAGVRRVVPDALVDSIPLVDGGEGSARTLARVTGGQVVPVTVTGPLGTPVDAHFAVLGGSGKPTAVVEMAAAAGLRLVPPAHRDPGRTTTRGVGELLLAALDHGCRRILVGCGDSGTCDGGAGALQALGVELTDVHGRAIGSGGAALTEVRRIDVGGLDARLAETDLVVACNPHNLLTGSSGVARVFGPQKGADAERTEHLAAAMDRWSAVLAAHCGRELGQAAGSGASGGLGAGLAGVLGARLRPRFEVMLDHVDLDAALAAADLVITAEGAIDFQTPRGKVPAEVARRAKPYGRPVIALAGTIGDGARDNYAAGIDAFAGILAAPVQLSEAIARAAELVTDATERALRLVLVGAALGRAA, from the coding sequence ATGGCCCTCGTCAACCCCGCCGCTCCGCTGCGCATCGTCATCGCCCCGAGCGGATTCAAGGAGTCGCTGAGCGCCGAGTCGGTGGCCGAGGCCATCGAGGCGGGCGTGCGCCGCGTCGTGCCCGACGCGCTCGTCGACTCGATCCCGCTGGTCGACGGTGGCGAGGGGTCGGCACGCACCCTCGCCCGCGTCACCGGCGGCCAGGTGGTGCCGGTGACGGTCACCGGTCCGCTCGGCACCCCCGTCGACGCCCACTTCGCCGTGCTCGGCGGGTCCGGGAAACCGACCGCCGTGGTGGAGATGGCCGCCGCGGCCGGGCTGCGCCTCGTGCCGCCCGCCCATCGCGATCCCGGCCGCACCACCACCAGAGGCGTCGGCGAGTTGCTCCTCGCCGCGCTCGATCACGGCTGTCGTCGCATCCTGGTGGGCTGCGGCGACTCCGGCACCTGCGACGGGGGAGCCGGTGCCTTACAGGCGCTCGGCGTCGAGCTCACCGATGTCCACGGCCGCGCGATCGGATCGGGCGGCGCCGCGTTGACCGAGGTACGTCGGATCGACGTCGGGGGACTCGACGCGCGGCTCGCCGAGACCGACCTGGTGGTGGCCTGCAATCCGCACAACCTGCTCACCGGTTCCTCGGGTGTGGCACGGGTGTTCGGCCCGCAGAAGGGCGCCGACGCCGAGCGGACCGAGCACCTGGCCGCCGCGATGGACCGCTGGTCCGCCGTCCTGGCCGCCCACTGCGGACGTGAGCTGGGACAGGCGGCGGGCAGCGGCGCCTCCGGAGGTCTGGGCGCCGGGCTGGCCGGTGTCCTCGGCGCCCGCCTGCGGCCTCGGTTCGAGGTGATGCTCGACCATGTCGACCTCGACGCCGCACTGGCCGCGGCGGACCTCGTCATCACCGCCGAAGGGGCGATCGACTTCCAGACGCCACGAGGGAAGGTGCCCGCCGAGGTCGCGCGCCGAGCCAAGCCGTACGGCAGACCGGTGATCGCCCTCGCGGGCACCATCGGCGACGGCGCACGGGACAACTACGCGGCGGGCATCGACGCCTTCGCGGGCATCCTCGCCGCACCGGTGCAGCTCTCCGAGGCGATCGCCAGGGCGGCCGAGCTGGTCACCGACGCCACGGAGCGGGCGCTTCGGCTGGTCCTGGTCGGAGCCGCGTTGGGTCGGGCGGCCTGA
- a CDS encoding SLC13 family permease, which translates to MTELDTDREPPLTVYATTPPRGPAARRTGAAPATRRPGTAPRSDGPDSARARRGRTRAIAPTALAVGALTLLYLVLPGPEAGLPAEGRITLVVFAGAVLAWTCTRWDDVFVSLAAALSLTLLGVLRPDELFGALGDGVIWLLIAAFVLAAALTAAGLPDRLAVALLTRAGSVRGLAHLLTAALVVSALLVPATSGRAALALPVFLAVARALPGRERVVRALSLLIPTVILLSAVATLTGAGAHLITVEVLRTATGEGIDFGGWLLAGLPLAVVGSHLAAELVLLLMTRRADRRRRLVLRQVDLVADGGSTPPRADRRAKSVAMLVCLIVLAWCTETWHGVEPALIALIGALAVTAPGVGTVSLSPALRSVPWSLLLFMAATAVLGGALLDSGAADWLMGTLLNGVAAGEASAAGFLALVVVVSTAAHLVLQSRSARSSVLVPLLVPAAVVFGLNPAAVAFASTAAAGFCHTLPSSAKPVAMFADLGSLPGYGRRDLLRLSALLAPLLAALVLGFAWFVWPHLGLPLR; encoded by the coding sequence GTGACCGAACTCGACACGGACCGGGAGCCGCCGCTCACCGTCTACGCGACCACGCCGCCGCGCGGACCGGCGGCCCGTCGCACGGGCGCCGCCCCGGCCACCAGGAGGCCGGGAACCGCCCCGCGATCCGACGGTCCGGACTCGGCGCGGGCTCGGCGGGGGCGGACACGCGCGATCGCGCCCACGGCCCTGGCCGTGGGAGCGTTGACGCTGCTGTACCTGGTGCTTCCCGGACCGGAGGCCGGTCTCCCCGCCGAAGGGCGGATCACCCTGGTGGTGTTCGCAGGGGCCGTCCTGGCGTGGACGTGCACTCGCTGGGACGACGTCTTCGTGTCGTTGGCCGCCGCCCTGAGCCTCACGCTGCTCGGCGTGCTGCGGCCCGACGAGTTGTTCGGCGCGCTGGGGGACGGCGTGATCTGGCTGCTGATCGCCGCCTTCGTCCTGGCCGCGGCCCTCACCGCCGCAGGCCTGCCCGACCGTCTTGCCGTGGCGTTGCTGACCCGGGCCGGGAGTGTGCGCGGCCTCGCGCACCTGCTCACCGCCGCCCTCGTGGTCAGCGCGCTGCTGGTGCCCGCGACGTCCGGGCGCGCGGCGCTCGCCCTGCCGGTGTTCCTCGCGGTGGCGCGGGCCCTGCCGGGCCGGGAGCGGGTCGTGCGGGCCCTGTCCCTGCTGATCCCCACGGTGATCCTGCTGTCGGCCGTGGCGACGCTCACCGGGGCCGGTGCGCATCTGATCACCGTCGAGGTGCTGCGGACCGCTACCGGCGAGGGCATCGACTTCGGCGGCTGGCTGCTGGCGGGACTGCCGCTGGCGGTGGTCGGCTCGCATCTCGCGGCCGAACTGGTGCTGCTGCTGATGACCAGGCGTGCCGATCGTCGACGGCGGCTGGTCCTCCGACAGGTCGATCTCGTCGCCGACGGCGGCTCGACGCCGCCACGAGCAGACCGACGCGCCAAGAGCGTGGCGATGCTCGTCTGTCTCATCGTCCTGGCCTGGTGCACCGAGACCTGGCACGGCGTGGAACCCGCGCTGATCGCCCTGATCGGAGCGCTGGCCGTCACCGCCCCGGGAGTGGGCACCGTGTCGCTCTCCCCGGCGCTGCGTTCGGTGCCCTGGTCGCTGCTGCTGTTCATGGCCGCCACGGCGGTGCTGGGCGGCGCGCTGCTCGACTCCGGCGCGGCCGACTGGCTGATGGGCACCCTGTTGAACGGCGTCGCCGCCGGTGAGGCGTCGGCGGCGGGGTTCCTGGCGCTGGTCGTGGTCGTGAGCACGGCGGCTCATCTGGTGTTGCAGTCTCGATCGGCGAGATCCTCCGTGCTCGTTCCGCTGCTGGTGCCCGCCGCCGTGGTCTTCGGCCTGAATCCCGCCGCCGTGGCGTTCGCCTCCACGGCCGCCGCCGGCTTCTGTCACACCCTCCCGTCCTCGGCGAAGCCGGTGGCGATGTTCGCCGACCTGGGGAGCCTCCCCGGCTACGGCCGCCGCGATCTGCTGCGGCTGTCGGCGCTGCTGGCACCGCTGCTGGCGGCCCTGGTGCTCGGCTTCGCCTGGTTCGTCTGGCCGCACCTGGGGCTCCCGCTGCGATGA
- a CDS encoding response regulator transcription factor has translation MTRVLIAEDEARIAAFIDKGLRANGFVTTVVGDGEAALAGASSGDHDLMVLDIGLPGRDGFDVLRALRRGRITLPVIILTARDSVHDTVAGLEGGADDYMTKPFRFEELLARVRLRLRSVDRVPDLSVLHAGDLSLDLRTRRARLPGRLVDLTAREFALLELFLRHAGQVLSREQILSHVWGYDFDPGSNVVDVYVRTLRRKLGADRIATVRGMGYRFH, from the coding sequence ATGACCCGCGTGCTGATCGCCGAGGACGAGGCACGCATCGCCGCGTTCATCGACAAGGGCCTGCGGGCCAACGGGTTCGTGACCACCGTCGTCGGTGACGGGGAGGCGGCGCTGGCCGGTGCGAGCTCGGGCGACCACGACCTGATGGTCCTCGACATCGGGCTGCCCGGCCGCGACGGGTTCGACGTGCTGCGGGCGCTGCGGCGCGGCCGGATCACGCTGCCGGTGATCATCCTGACGGCCCGTGACTCGGTGCACGACACCGTCGCCGGTCTGGAGGGCGGCGCCGACGACTACATGACCAAGCCGTTCCGCTTCGAGGAGCTGTTGGCGCGGGTGCGGCTGCGGCTGCGGTCGGTCGACCGCGTACCGGATCTGTCGGTGCTGCACGCGGGGGACCTCTCGCTGGACCTGCGCACGCGCCGGGCTCGGCTGCCCGGCAGGCTCGTCGACCTCACCGCCCGCGAGTTCGCGCTGCTGGAGCTGTTCCTGCGGCACGCGGGCCAGGTGCTGAGCCGCGAGCAGATCCTGTCGCACGTCTGGGGCTACGACTTCGACCCCGGCTCCAACGTGGTGGACGTCTACGTGCGCACGCTGCGTCGCAAGCTCGGCGCCGACCGCATCGCCACCGTCCGAGGCATGGGTTACCGCTTTCACTGA